The Epilithonimonas zeae genome contains the following window.
GGACTTCTTTGTCCAAATTTTTAAACAAAAACTTCTGATATTATTTAAAATTAGTTAATGAGATGGGTTCGTTGAGGTTCAACACTAATTATAATAATTACTTTTTATAAAAACTCGTAAAAACTCATTTAATAAATTTTATATGAATAAACTGAAACTACTTTATGTATTCTTTTTACTTGCATTTATGCAGGTATCAGGACAGTCTGTTACGTTCAACGAATCAGCAGGCTGGATAGAAACTGCCTTTGTAAAATGGCAACCGGTGGAAAATGCCGGAAGATATAATGTTTACTATTCCGGAGAAGGTGTGGTAAACAAGCAGGTCGATGATTATTTGATTCGTAGCTACGGATCATATCTGAGAGCTGATGTTTTGGGATTAAAAGCAGGAAACTATACAATTACTGTTAAGCCTGTGATTCTGGGAATCGAAGGTTCTGGCTCTACAACTGGTACTTTGACCGTTTTATCCCAGGACAGAAATGGTTTTGCTTTCCACGGTGGAAGAGTTCCAGGAGGATACAAAGCTGACGGAACACCAAAAGATAATGCAGTCATTCTTTACATCACTGAAAAAAGTAAAAACACCATTTCTTTCAATGTAATTACGAATAACAACGGAAATACAACTAATTATGTTGGCTTCCAGAATATCTTTTCCGGAATCAAAAAAGGAATTGATAAGAGACCATATATTTTCAGACTGGTAGGTAATATCACAGATTTTACCGATATGGAAGGTGGAGATCTTGTGGTTGAAAATAAGAATAACGATTTAAGTTATATCACTGTAGAAGGTGTTGGGGACGATGCAACAGCCAACGGTTGGGGAATTCGTGTTAAGAATGCAACCAATATTGAGATTGCCAATCTTGGATTTATGAATTGTGACAGCAGCGAAGGTGATAATATTGGGATGCAGCAAAACAATTCTTACATCTGGGTTCATAACAACGATTTGTTCTACGGACACGCAGGTAGCGACGCAGATCAGATCAAAGGAGATGGCGCATTGGATAACAAAGGGACATCTTATGCAACGTATTCTTACAACCACTTCTGGGATTCTGGAAAAGCAAGTTTATTAGGCCTAAGTGAAAATACAACTGCTGGTTTGTACGTGACTTACCACCACAATTGGTTTGATCATTCAGATTCCAGACATCCAAGGGTTCGTTATTATTCAGCTCATATTTATAACAATTATTTTGACGGAATTGCTAAATATGGTTCTGGCTCTACAGAAGGTTCATCTTTATTTTTAGAAGGAAACTATTTCCGCAATGCAAAAAATCCAATGATGATCTCGCTTCAGGGAACAGATGTTTGGAATCCTTCAAAACAAATGAATGATCCAACTAATCAGGGAACTTTCTCCGGCGAAGATGGAGGTATGATTAAGGCTTTTAATAACTTGATGGACGCTGATATTGCAACCAATTCTATGCGTTTTGTAGCTTATGCAGACCCTAATCCTTTATATAATATCGAAGGGAAAATCAGTTCATTGACAGATTTTGATGCTTACTTAGCAGCAACTCGTGGCGAAACTGTTCCGGCAACTGTGAAGTCGAAAGTGGGTGCAAAAACCTATAATAACTTTGATACAGATGCTTCGCTTTACGTGAAAAATTTATCAATTGAAGAACCAACTGTAGCGAGAGACAAAACTAAACTTTATGCTGGACGTGTCCAAGGTGGCGATTTCAAATGGACTTTCGACAACGCTGTGGATGACAAATCGTACGCTGTAATTACAGGTCTTAAATCTGCGTTGACCAACTATGGGACTTCTATGGTTTATATTCAGGCAGAAGGCAGTTCTCAGACTTTGGTTAATACTTCTGGAAACAAAGATCAAACGGTTGCTACAGGTGCGGCAGTTGCTCCAATTGTCTTCACTTGGGGTGGAGATGCGACAGATGTTACATTAACTGGTGTCACAAATGGTCTTACTTTCACAAAAGATACAATGGCAAAAACTGTTACAATTACTGGAACGCCAACTCAAAATACTTCTTACACGGTTACAACTGTTGGCACTTCAGGAACTTCAGCTTCTATCAGTGGAACAGTAACAGTTGGTACACCTGGAAATCCGGGATCAACAGATGGAATGATTCACAACTTCACAACATCTGGAAAAATAAGTACATTCTATGCAATTACAGGTAATATGAACTCTACGGATGGTTCTCAGTCTTACGACGGATTAACGTTGACAAAACGTTTCAAAATGGAATCTTCTACAAGCATCAAATACACTACAACAGCAGAATCTACATTAACTTTGGTTTTCGATGCTGATTTTGCTAAAGTGGTTAAGTTTGATGGCGTGAATTATACAGCAAACAACGGTATTGTTACAATTCCTAATGTTGCAGCTGGAGAACACACGATTACAAAAGGAGATACAACCAACTTGTACTATATCAAGACGGTTTATTCAACAATGGCAACATCCGATATTAACAAAGCCCAGGTCACTTTATATCCAAATCCGGTATCAGATCATTTATATATCAACACCGCTGGACAAAAAGTTCTGAGCGTTAAAGTTTACAATTTTGCAGGTGCTTTGGTTAAGAACATTTTTGATGCAAAAGCGGATTCAGTTGACTTGAGAAACCTTGTATCAGGTAATTATATCATCAGCATCACAACTGATAAAGGAACAATTACCAAAAAGATTATCAAAAAATAACCATACATAACTTAATGTCTATCTGTAGTTTTCAGATCACATTATTTAATTGTTAAATTCATACAGGTTTTCATCCCGAAAGGGGTGGAAACTTGTATATTTAAAAAAAGATAAGCTCAATTTCATAATTGAAATATCAACGAAGTCAAAATCTTAGTGACCTTAAAAACATTAATTATTAAAATAAAACTTAGTGACTTTTGTGTTTAAAATAAGTTCAAAAATTTCAATGAAGATGTCAAAAACCAAAAATCTATTGTTGTTTTTTTCTTTCATTCTTGTTTTGATTGTTATTAATTCTTTCAGCGTTATTCATAATTCTGAAAAAGTTTATACAGTTTCAAAAGACGGAAGAGAAGATTTTAAAACAATTCAGGAAGCGGTCAATGCAGTTGAAGATAGGTTTGAATCTAAAACTAAAATCATCATAAAAAAAGGAATTTATAGAGAGAAAATTACAATTCCAGCAACCAAAGGTGCTATTTATTTTCAAGGCGAAAGTTTGGCAGAAACCATTATTGTGAATGATGATTTTGCATCTAAGAAAAATGCTGAAGGAAAAGAAATGGGAACGACAGGTTCTTCTACGATTTTCATTTTTTCAGATAATTTCTCAGCAAAGAATATCACGTTTCAAAATGATGCCGGAAAAGTAGGACAAGCTGTTGCCGTTTTGATTACAGGCGATAGAGCCATTTTTGAGAATTGTAGATTTATAGGATTTCAGGATACTTTATATTTGAAAGGCGAGCAGGATGTTCCCACACCAAAAAGAGAAATCCGGCATTATTTCAAAAACTGTTATATAGAGGGAACAACAGATTTCATATTCGGTGCAGCAACAGCAGTTTTCAAAGATTGTACAATCTATGCGAAAGAAAGCGCAACATATCTTACAGCAGCTTCAACACCGGAAAATACCAAATATGGTTTTGTTTTCATCGATTGCAAAATCAAAGGCGAGGCGAAACCAGAATCTGTTTATCTGGGAAGACCTTGGCGACCTTTTGCTAAAACAGTTTTTATCAATATAGACATTTCGAATGTCATAAAACCGGAAGGTTGGCACAATTGGAAAAAACCGGAAGCTGAAAAAACAACTTTTTATGCAGAATTCAATTCGAAAGGAGTTGGAGCTAATTCAGAAAAAAGAGTCGCTTGGTCTCATCAATTAACCAAAGAGCAATCCAAAGAATATTCGATTAAAAATATTCTTTCAGGAAAAGATAACTGGAATTTTAAAATGAAATAAAAGTTAGTATTAAAAAGTAAAAGTAATTAAAATGAAATTCAGCAAACTCAAAATATTAACCATCGCAGCTTTAGCTTCAGGATTATTTTTTTCCTGTGCACAACAACCGAAGCAAACCAATCAACAAGTTTCGAAAGTTACAAGACAAACGATTTCTACAAAATTACCTTGGTCAGAAAGAATGATGCAATCCGAGATGAAGCGTTTCCCCGAAGCCTGGATGCTGGATTTTCACAAATCGCCGAAATGGAGCTATCCCAACGGATTGGTTTTGAAAGGCGCGGAACAACTATTCAAAAAAACGGGGAAAAGAGAATATTACGATTATATCAAAGCTTATGCAGACGAATTAGTCAATGAAGATGGAACCATCAAAACCTATGATATCAACAAGTACAATCTCGATATGCTGAATTCCGGCAATGTTTTAATCTATCTTTTCCTTTCAACCAAAGACGAAAAATATCTGAAAGGCGCTCAATTGTTGAGATCGCAATTGAATAATCATCCAAGAACTTCGGAAGGTGGATTCTGGCACAAGAAAATTTACCCGAACCAAATGTGGCTAGACGGTTTATATATGGCGGAACCTTTTTATGCGATTTACACAAGATTGTTTAATGAAGGTGCAGAAGCTGATAAAGCTTATACTGATATTGTGAATCAGTTTGATGTGATTCAGAAACATATGGTTGATTCTAAAACAGGATTGTTGTATCACGGTTGGGATGAGAGCAAGGAACAACAATGGGCGAACAAAGAAACCGGACTTTCTCCAAATTTCTGGGGAAGAGCAATGGGTTGGTACGGAATGGCAATCGTAGATGTTTTGGATTATTTGCCAGAAAATCATCCGGGAAGAACAAAATTGATTGGTTATTTGAAATCTTATTCAGAAGCTTTACTGAAAGTTCAGGACACAAAAACCGGACTTTGGTACCAGGTTTTGGATAAAGGCGGACAGAAAGGAAATTATTTGGAAGCTTCAGCTTCATCAATGTTTGTTTATACGTTTGCAAAAGCAGCCAGAAAGAAATATCTTCCAACTTCTTATAAAACAGTTGCAAAAAAAGCCTACGCTGGAATACTTAAAAATCTAATTACAGTAGAACCTAACGGAGTTGTTAACCTCAATAAAAACTGTGCAGTGGCAGGATTAGGCGGAACACCTTATAGAAGCGGAACTTACGATTATTATGTGAATGAAGAAATCCGTTCCAACGATCCAAAAGGAACCGGGCCTTTTATCCTTGCCAGTTTAGAATTGGAAAAATAGAATTACAAAAACGATATTAAAATTTTTGCGTTAAGCAAATTATAATTTCGGGCGTTAAGAAAAGTTCACTGTTTGAGCGAAGCGAGTTTGAACTTTTTAGAACTAAATTTCAATTTGTAGCTAAAAGTTTACAGTCTTGAATTTTTGGTTCTTTTGTTTCAAGAAACCTAACGAAGTGGTTCGACGAAGTCACAAAAGAACATAATTGAAAAAATGGAAATTTGAAAACAATCAAAAAACATATTATCCTTTCCTTATTGACATTAGCAATTAATCCAATCATTGCTCAAAAAACAAAACCTTATGCTTCAGAAGTCTGGGTTTCGGATCTAGGAAACGGAATGTATAAAAATCCGGTTTTGTATTCGGATTATTCTGACCCAGATGCAATAAGAGTTGGAGACGATTATTTTATGACTGCTTCCAGCTTCAACGAAATGCCGGGTTTACCGATTCTTCATTCGAAAGATATGATCAATTGGAAGTTGGTGAATTATGCAGTTACCGATTTAATTCCAAAAGAACATTTTAATCAACCAAGACGTGGCGACGGTGTTTGGGCCCCAAGTATCCGTTTTCACAACAATGAATATTATATCTATTGGGGAGATCCTGATTTTGGTATCTATATGGTGAAAACTAAAAATCCTTTCGAAAAATGGGAAAAACCTGTTTTGGTAATGGAAGGAAAAGGTCTTATAGATTCTTGTCCGTTTTGGGATGATAATGGCGAAGCTTATCTAGTTCACGGTTGGGCAGGAAGTAGAGCAGGAGTCAAGAGTATTTTGACCATCAATAAAATGAATCAGGAAGGAACAAAAGTTCTTGACAAAGGTATTCACGTTTTCGACGGACACGATGCGAATCCAACCGTTGAAGGTCCAAAGATGTACAAACGAAATGGTTATTATTACATTTTTGCTCCGGCTGGTGGCGTGGCGACAGGCTGGCAATTGGCATTGCGTTCGAAAAGCATCTATGGACCTTATGAAGAGAAAATTGTTTTAGAAAAAGGGTCAACCAAAATCAACGGACCACATCAAGGCGCGTGGGTGGATACGCAGAATGGCGAAGATTGGTTTTACCATTTTCAGGATGTCGATGCAGGTGGAAGAATCGTCCATCTTCAACCGATGAAGTGGGAAAAAGACTGGCCAGTTATTGGAATTGATACTAATAAAAATGGAATTGGAGAACCAGTTCTGACATTCAGAAAACCGAATGTCGGAAAATCATACCCAATAGAAACACCTGCAGAATCGGATGAGTTCAATGATGATAAGATTGGTTTGCAATGGCAATGGAGTGCGAATGAAAATATAGTTTGGTCAGCCAAACTTCCTGATAAAGATTATCTCAGATTATTCTCAATCAAAATTCCGGATGGCGAAAAAAATCTTTGGAATGTTCCGAATCTTCTAACTCAGAAATTCCCAGCTCCAAATTTCGTAGCCACTACAAAAGTTAAGTTATTTCCCGAAGATGTAAAAGAAGGAAAAACCGCCGGGATTTTGGTAATGGGAATGGATTATCAGTCATTAGTGATTACAAACAAACCTGACGGATTTTATCTTCAGCTGAGGAAAGCTCAAAAAGCGGATAAAGGTGGCGAAGAAAAAATTCTGAACGAAATCAAATTAAAATCAAACGAGGTTTACCTAAAAGTCAATGTCAACGAACCTAATGGAATCTGTACATTCAGTTACGGCGAAAATGGGAAAAAATTTGAAAATATTGGCGAGACATTTCAGGCAAAACCAGGAAAGTGGATAGGCGCAAAAGTCGGACTTTATTCTGTGAGCGACCCAAAAGTTTCGAGAGGTGGTTATGCAGATTTTGACTTTTTCAGAATTACAAAAAATTAAAACGAAAAAATTATAATTATCAAAAATGAAAATATCCTTCAAAAATATCTCAACAGTATTTTTTATCACAGGTTCTGTGATGACTTTTGCTCAGACAGAACAGGATAATCAAAAAGAAAAAATTGTAAAGCCTTCAACAGATAAGAATACGACCAATATTTTTCTGGCTGGCGATTCTACGTTGACAGATTATACTTTGGAAAGCAATTATCAGGAAAAACGTTATCCACAGCAAGGTTGGGGCGGTGTTTTTCAGGAGTTTTTTGTAACAGATAGTCTCAAAACTTTCAAATCTCCATTAGCAAAAAATGTTTTAGTAGTTGATAAAGCCAAAGGCGGAAGAAGCACAAGAACGTTTTTTCAGGAAGGCAGATGGCGTTATATTTTTGAAAATCTAAGACCGAAAGATTGGGTTTTGATTCAGTTTGGTCACAATGACGAATCGGAGAAAAAAGTCGACCGTTATGTAGATGTTGCTGGTTATAAGGAATATTTGAGATTATACATTCATCAGGTTCGTGAGAAAGGAGCAACGCCGATTTTGGTAACGCCTGTTTCCAGAAATTATCCTTGGAAAGACGGCGTTTTGGGCGACAGTCACGTAGATTATGCAAAAGCGATGATAGAAGTCGGGCAGGAACAAAAAGTTGACATTATCGATTTGAATAAACTTTCCAGAGAATTCTTCACACAAAAAGGAAAAGATTTCGTGACTACAACTTACTTTATGAATCTTCCCGAAGGCAAATTCACAGCTTATCCGAATGGACAAAAGGATGACACACATTTCCAGCCAGAAGGAGCAAAAGCAGTCGCTCAGCTGGTTTACAATGAATTCAAAAAAATAGTAAGCAAGAAATAATTTTTTAAATACTTAAATTTTATCTCGCAGATTTTATTGATATAGCAAATTTTAAAATCAGTTTAATCTGCGGGAATTTAAAAAGATAATAATGAAGAAAACGATTAAAATTTTAGCTTTAAGCTTAGCAACATTAGTTTCAGGAAATGCTTTTGGACAGAACATTTCTGATATTTACAAAAATGTAGAATTCAAAATGCCGACAGTTGCAGAAACGTCTTTTCCCGCAACTTCTGTCAATATCAAAAATTTTGGTGCTGTTTCTGGCGGAATTGTAAAAAATACCGAAGCTTTTAGAAAAGCCATTGACGAAACATCTCAAAAAGGTGGCGGAACAGTTGTCATTCCAAGAGGAATCTGGTTAACGGGACCAATTGTTCTGAAAAACAACATCAATCTGCATTTGGAAGACGGCGCTTTG
Protein-coding sequences here:
- a CDS encoding pectate lyase family protein; translated protein: MNKLKLLYVFFLLAFMQVSGQSVTFNESAGWIETAFVKWQPVENAGRYNVYYSGEGVVNKQVDDYLIRSYGSYLRADVLGLKAGNYTITVKPVILGIEGSGSTTGTLTVLSQDRNGFAFHGGRVPGGYKADGTPKDNAVILYITEKSKNTISFNVITNNNGNTTNYVGFQNIFSGIKKGIDKRPYIFRLVGNITDFTDMEGGDLVVENKNNDLSYITVEGVGDDATANGWGIRVKNATNIEIANLGFMNCDSSEGDNIGMQQNNSYIWVHNNDLFYGHAGSDADQIKGDGALDNKGTSYATYSYNHFWDSGKASLLGLSENTTAGLYVTYHHNWFDHSDSRHPRVRYYSAHIYNNYFDGIAKYGSGSTEGSSLFLEGNYFRNAKNPMMISLQGTDVWNPSKQMNDPTNQGTFSGEDGGMIKAFNNLMDADIATNSMRFVAYADPNPLYNIEGKISSLTDFDAYLAATRGETVPATVKSKVGAKTYNNFDTDASLYVKNLSIEEPTVARDKTKLYAGRVQGGDFKWTFDNAVDDKSYAVITGLKSALTNYGTSMVYIQAEGSSQTLVNTSGNKDQTVATGAAVAPIVFTWGGDATDVTLTGVTNGLTFTKDTMAKTVTITGTPTQNTSYTVTTVGTSGTSASISGTVTVGTPGNPGSTDGMIHNFTTSGKISTFYAITGNMNSTDGSQSYDGLTLTKRFKMESSTSIKYTTTAESTLTLVFDADFAKVVKFDGVNYTANNGIVTIPNVAAGEHTITKGDTTNLYYIKTVYSTMATSDINKAQVTLYPNPVSDHLYINTAGQKVLSVKVYNFAGALVKNIFDAKADSVDLRNLVSGNYIISITTDKGTITKKIIKK
- a CDS encoding pectinesterase family protein, which produces MSKTKNLLLFFSFILVLIVINSFSVIHNSEKVYTVSKDGREDFKTIQEAVNAVEDRFESKTKIIIKKGIYREKITIPATKGAIYFQGESLAETIIVNDDFASKKNAEGKEMGTTGSSTIFIFSDNFSAKNITFQNDAGKVGQAVAVLITGDRAIFENCRFIGFQDTLYLKGEQDVPTPKREIRHYFKNCYIEGTTDFIFGAATAVFKDCTIYAKESATYLTAASTPENTKYGFVFIDCKIKGEAKPESVYLGRPWRPFAKTVFINIDISNVIKPEGWHNWKKPEAEKTTFYAEFNSKGVGANSEKRVAWSHQLTKEQSKEYSIKNILSGKDNWNFKMK
- a CDS encoding glycoside hydrolase family 88/105 protein codes for the protein MKFSKLKILTIAALASGLFFSCAQQPKQTNQQVSKVTRQTISTKLPWSERMMQSEMKRFPEAWMLDFHKSPKWSYPNGLVLKGAEQLFKKTGKREYYDYIKAYADELVNEDGTIKTYDINKYNLDMLNSGNVLIYLFLSTKDEKYLKGAQLLRSQLNNHPRTSEGGFWHKKIYPNQMWLDGLYMAEPFYAIYTRLFNEGAEADKAYTDIVNQFDVIQKHMVDSKTGLLYHGWDESKEQQWANKETGLSPNFWGRAMGWYGMAIVDVLDYLPENHPGRTKLIGYLKSYSEALLKVQDTKTGLWYQVLDKGGQKGNYLEASASSMFVYTFAKAARKKYLPTSYKTVAKKAYAGILKNLITVEPNGVVNLNKNCAVAGLGGTPYRSGTYDYYVNEEIRSNDPKGTGPFILASLELEK
- a CDS encoding glycoside hydrolase family 43 protein — encoded protein: MKKHIILSLLTLAINPIIAQKTKPYASEVWVSDLGNGMYKNPVLYSDYSDPDAIRVGDDYFMTASSFNEMPGLPILHSKDMINWKLVNYAVTDLIPKEHFNQPRRGDGVWAPSIRFHNNEYYIYWGDPDFGIYMVKTKNPFEKWEKPVLVMEGKGLIDSCPFWDDNGEAYLVHGWAGSRAGVKSILTINKMNQEGTKVLDKGIHVFDGHDANPTVEGPKMYKRNGYYYIFAPAGGVATGWQLALRSKSIYGPYEEKIVLEKGSTKINGPHQGAWVDTQNGEDWFYHFQDVDAGGRIVHLQPMKWEKDWPVIGIDTNKNGIGEPVLTFRKPNVGKSYPIETPAESDEFNDDKIGLQWQWSANENIVWSAKLPDKDYLRLFSIKIPDGEKNLWNVPNLLTQKFPAPNFVATTKVKLFPEDVKEGKTAGILVMGMDYQSLVITNKPDGFYLQLRKAQKADKGGEEKILNEIKLKSNEVYLKVNVNEPNGICTFSYGENGKKFENIGETFQAKPGKWIGAKVGLYSVSDPKVSRGGYADFDFFRITKN
- a CDS encoding rhamnogalacturonan acetylesterase, which encodes MKISFKNISTVFFITGSVMTFAQTEQDNQKEKIVKPSTDKNTTNIFLAGDSTLTDYTLESNYQEKRYPQQGWGGVFQEFFVTDSLKTFKSPLAKNVLVVDKAKGGRSTRTFFQEGRWRYIFENLRPKDWVLIQFGHNDESEKKVDRYVDVAGYKEYLRLYIHQVREKGATPILVTPVSRNYPWKDGVLGDSHVDYAKAMIEVGQEQKVDIIDLNKLSREFFTQKGKDFVTTTYFMNLPEGKFTAYPNGQKDDTHFQPEGAKAVAQLVYNEFKKIVSKK